The DNA window GAAATATCAGCTAAATGTTAGTACTCCAACTACACCATGGAGTACTGCAAAGATAAAAGCAAATATGACCAATCCGGGATGCCACTTAAATTGTAGGCTGAATTTTCTTTGATGGATACCAAAGCCAATGAGCGAAGCTATGATAAACGAAAACAGAGCTAAAATACCTAAAGTTCCAACTAAAGGTTTGTGTAGTGATAATCCAATAAAAGTCATGAGCATTGCTAGGATAAAGGAAATTACAACCATTGTTGGATGCCACTTAAATTTTAACCAGCCCCTGTAATAACTGAAACCGAATACAGCAGTTAAAAAAAACGAAGCTAACGTTAAAACACCCAAATAAATTACAAATGGCCTGCCAAATATGGGATATAAACCTATACCGACCATACACACCCTCCTCCACTAAACATTATTAAACTGTTATTTTGATTCTTCAAAATATTGAATTCAAATCCTTATTCTCATGATAAATATTGGAACTCAAAACAGTTATAATTTTTTCAGGGAATTACGATGTGGATAAAGGATTTTCTCCACCAAGTAAGAGAGTTGGAAGAAAATAGTTGTGCAGAATTAAAATGAAGATGAATATCTTAAATTTAATAGAATATTTATGAATTTACTCGCACAAAAACAGTGCTTAGAACATTAGAAATAAGAATTAAATACTAAAAATGGATTAAAAATTTAGAATTATTTGGTGAATAAAATGGAAAATAATGAACCTTTACAATCATCACCCAATCTCCCAACTGAAGATGATAAAACAGAGGGAGTTTCAACAATATTAGGAGACCCTAAAAAGGCATTGATTAAACTTTCAGGACCCATGATCATTGCCATGATCCTAATGTCACTCTACAACGTGGTTAACGCAGTATGGGTTGCAGGTCTGGGCGGAGATGCACTGGCTGCAGTGGGATTTGTAACTCCATTATTCATGATGTTTATGGGTTTAAGTAATGGTCTAGGTGCAGGTGCTGCATCGGCAATATCTCGTTACATAGGAGAGGACAACAAAAAATCTGTAAACAACGCTGCAATGCACTCGGTAATTATTACCATAGGTATTTCAGTAATTCTGTCCGTGGTTTTGTTAATATTTCTTAAACCGCTACTCTTACTGTTTGGTGCTGGAAGCACATTGAATCTTGCAGTGGAGTACGGACAAATAATCATAGGTGGAACTATTTTATCGCTGTTTGTAGGGGCATCCTACGGTATACTTCGTGCAGAAGGTGATGTTAAAAGAACCATGTATGCCATGGTACTCTCCTCTGTTGTGAACATGATCCTTGATCCCATACTCATTTACTGGGCAGGATGGGGTATCTCAGGAGCAGCATGGGGCACCATAATATCCACAGCATTGGTGGCCATCATCCTATTATACTGGCTATTTATAAAGAAAGACACCTATGTTTCACTCACGTTAAAGGACTTTAAACCCGATTTAAAGGTTACTAAAAATATTCTGAGCGTGGGATTACCAGCAAGTGTGGAGTTCTTTGTTATGTCCATCCTTGCAATATTCCTGAATATTTTACTGGTTAAAGTTGCAGGAACAGATGCAGTTGCAGTTTACAACACAGGTTGGAGGGTTGTAATGATTTCCATGTCACCAATAATAGGAGTTGGATTATCGGTGGTAACCATCGTTGGTGCATCCTACGGAGCCAAAAAATATGGAAACATATCAATGATACACAACTACTCTGTGAAGATCGGACTCGTTGTATCTTCGATCATCTGTGTTCTGATATATCTACTTGCACCTTACATCGCCATGCTTTTTACCTACAGCTCTACAAGTGCCTATCTAGAACCTGCAATTGCATCGTTTCTCCAGGTAATGTGTCTGTTCTTCATATTCCTACCATTGGGAATAATGTCCAGCTCAGCATTCCAAGGAGTTGGGAAGGGAACCACATCCCTCATATTAACAGTGCTCAGGGAAGTTGTATTTGTCGTTTTAAGTGCATACATCCTGGCAATCACCCTTGGTTGGGGAGAAAACGGAGTGTGGTGGGGAATTGTAATAGGAGGTCTATTAGGAGGTTTAGTAGCCTATGCAGCTGCACGTATCTATATCAAAGGGTTAAACCACGATAAAAATACTGGAATCCATGAAGATATAATATTAGCTGATTAAACACTGAACCCTACATACCGGCCATATTCCCATCATCCCGAGCTTGAAGGAATATTTTTCTGGCCCATTTAGTGCGTATCATGCAACCGACAATAAAATGGGAATGACCCAAGAAGAAAATACCCTAATTAATTTTATTTCTTTTGATTCATATTTTTTCAAATTTACTATCCATCCTTGCTGATAAGACAAGCTCCTTAATTTTAGGGGGTAGTTGATTATTCTGCCATATTCTCTCATTATCTACAGATTTATCCGCAATTTTTACTGCTTTCAGTGCATACCAAGCTGCAACTATGGAGTGGTCTGCCATGTGGGCAGTTGCAACTGCGTGTCCAACAGATCTAGCCACCATGGTTTGGACAGTATTTGAAGCTTCATTTGCAACCTTAATTGCATCTACCGAAGCATATCTAGCATCACCAACTGAAGCCTTTCCTTCCTTCCAATCGTTAGCAACTTTCAACGCATTAAGAAGCCTAGGATTAGTAGTTTCACCATACAGGTACAGCACATGTTGAGCTACTTCACAGGCCCATTGAATCAGCTGGAAGTGCTGTTCCCTTGTTAGTGGCCCGCCCCGATGTTGGGAAACAAACCTTTTATCCCGCATTTCGTATTCTCCAATTGGTAATATCCATGTTTCTAATGTGTTTTATTGGTTCATATTCTTAATTACTTCCACAAGGGATGTTTTACGATATTTGAAGTATCCATAGAACCATCTGATTGACCAGATGAGGTGAAATGCAGCCCACCACCAGACACCAATGAATAGATAGACAATTAAACCTAGAAAGATATTTAGAAAGGCCACCAACAGGAACATGACCGGATACTCAACGAAGAATGAAAAAACGCCTATAAACTCTTGTATACTGGATGAAAAAATTATGGTGGGTGAAACACCTACCAAGAACCATAACACCATGGCCATCAATCCTAAACCAATTCTTACAACTGCCCTACGACGTGAAAATGTAGTGTTAACCTCGGTGGCAGGTTCTAGATCCCCATTAAACTCTTTCTTGTGATATTTTGGTTTAGTTTCCCCAGGATTATTTTTATCATCAAGAGCCATAGACTAGGATTCCCCCTAAAACAGCATAATTCAATATTTAATATATTTGTTAAAAAAAGCTGTTAAATCTATGTTCGAAGTTGTTTAAGATCCAGGACAAACACATTTTATTTCAATAAATTTATTATTTTCCAGGCGCATATATTATAATAAGAAATAAATTAGGAGGAAAACATGGAAAGTAACAACTCTAAGTCTATAAAAGCACCTTTGACAGGTGCAATGAAGATGTTGGCTGTATTATTTGGAATTGGATTTATTTTAGGGTTTATTTTAACTCCGCTGGGAGTTGAGACCCGTTCACCTGAAATACGTACATTGTTGTTTGGAGTGTTCTTCATAGTAATAGGATTACTGATTCCACTTGTGGGGCTGGTTTTGATCTGGCTTCGGAAAAATAAGTTTGCCGGAGTTTTGGCTGTTGTAGGTGCAGCATTCATTTTCCTTGTTGCTCCTGCTGATCAGGCACTCTTCTTCTTTACTGTTTCCCCACCACCCGCCGTTACTATCGGTGAATTTATACTGATATTCGTGGGCATAGGCTACATGCTTTACGGACCCAAGGTCTACGATGAAGAACAAATATAGGGAAAATATGAGAAGAACCCAGTAAAGAGTCAAATCCTAGAAGCTGGTTAAAAATTTAAATGAATTGTATAAAAAGAAAAATTTTGTTTAGTATCTTTACTACAAATAAAAGGATAATTTAAATATTTTTTTTTATGGGCCGGGTCATGCTACTTCCAACACTTTGGATCCCCTGCCCATTGAGCTTGAGATTATGAACATGAGAATTATGCTTAACATGTAAACCACAATTATCATGGCCATGACATCGTACTCCGAACTGAAATTAGTTACAGCCACCACGAAGGCTGCAGATGAATTTCTTATGGCTGTTCCCATACCCAGTACAGATCTCGTATTTTTAGAAGGACCACCAAGTAAATATCCTACTACAAAGGCAGCTGTTACAAACATCAAAGCTGCAACTAGTGCACCTGTACCAAACACTGTTATGAAGTCTTGGTAGTTGAGTCCAAGGTAGAGAACCACCACCATGAATATAAATATGTTGGAAAGCCTGTTGAAGATGGGTTGGATGGTTGCCGCGAGTTTTGTGTACTTCAACTTCAAAACTGTTCCAACTATCAGGGGTACAAATATCAAACCCAGAAGGGAACCTGCAATTGAAAGGGGATTTACAGAAACACCAGGTATGAGTAGTGATAGCAGTAGCGGCATGTAGATAAGAGTTACTGTGGATAATATCAACATCAATCCCACTGCAAAGGCCATGTCTGCCTTCATAAACTGTACCAACTTCAACATGAACGGCGAACCTGCTCCTGCAGCCATCAAAACCAAGCCAATTGCAAGTCCCTGTTGTAATGGAATTAACTGTAAAATGATGTATGTCACAACAGGCAGCACCACGAAGTTAGCTGCTAAAGACTTTAAAACCAGACTTTTATCCTTCAAAGGTTCGAAGAACTGTTTAGGAAAAAATTTCAGTCCCATTGAAAGCATGGTTGAAACAATATAGATTAGAACACTGAAACTTGCCAACTGTTGGAGTATAACTTCCATGAAATATCTCTCCATAAATGTATATGAGTTATTATACCAACAGACTATGTAAACCTATCTAAAACGATATTCAACATATTAATTCTGAAAAATATAAAAATAAAGATTCATAAAAGTCAGTTTTCATAGATAAATTATGATCCTTAGTTATTTTGAATTAATAACGCCATGTTATCAAGTTGTTCAAACTTTGCCTCCAAATATTTAGAGAAAAACAAATAAATGCAAAATCTATGAAGTTATGTGAAGTATGTAGGATTTTCTTTAAGGTGGGTTAGGGCTTTGGTGGCATGTGCTCTAAAAAAATTAGTTGAGTATATTGAATAGTTTAATATAAATTCTATTTGAGAATAGTTTAGTAAAAAACAATTAATATGATGTTGGCATAAAGTAATTGATATTCTATCCGCAATGGTGATTTTAAAATGCAAAAAAAATATATTGGCCTAATATTAACTATTTCGATTATCGTTATTTTGTCAGTGGGATATATAACCCTTAATACGTTTGGGGTTTCTGATTCTAGTTTTATTTCTGGTTCTGGTTCTAGTTCTGGTTCTGTTACAAGTGTGGATATGGATGGAAATACTTATTCTGGAGATGGAGTTAGTTTTGATATTCCATCTCATTGGCAGGTATATAAAGTGGTGGATGGAACTAACATCAACATAAATATTGTTAAAAATTATTCCGACACAACACAAATAACAATTGTAATAGCTCCCAACCCAAAAGGATTGTCAAACCAAGAACTAATTGATTCAATCAAGGATCCAGTGAATGAAGGTGATGGTAACTGGGTAAAAATCTCAAACAATACAACTTCAATCAACGGTACCACTGCATATGAAAATACCTATACTGTCTCTAACTTATCACAATTCAAAGGATCACTAATAATTAAAGAGATAAACTTCATAAAAAATGGTTACACTTATGGATTTACCTTCCAAGCACCAGTAAACGAATTCAATAACGAACAAACAAACTTCAACATAACACTCAACAGCTTCAAAATCTACAATTAATATTTAAGATTTTTTTCTTTTGATAAGTATTATTATAATTAACAAAATAAGAATTATACTAACGATAACTATCAGTGGCATTCTAATAGTGGTGGTAGTTGTTGTTACTGTTTGTATCATGGTTTACCTCAACTAAAATATGTATATGTACTCATAAATTAACTCCTCTTCAAATATATATTTAATAGTCATTAATAAATCCTTATTATTAATTTTTTTAGTTAAAATTATAATTTGCACTTAAGGGGCATGAATTAAAGACTTTATCAATTTTTTTCTTTGCTTCATTAAAATCTAAATTATGAAGTTTTTATACTGTGATACATCTCAAATTATTAATTAACACAGAAATATCGTGGAAAATTACCAAAATCAGTACATTATAGGAGAGCAATAATCTTTTTATGCCAATATTATCATTAATTTTATTAATGAAAAGGAAGTATCAAAGCATATGAACTTAAAAGAGGTAGTCATCGATGCCGTGAAATATCCTTTTTTAAGTGTTAAGAATGTTCTGATTCTGTTCATTTTTATTTTAATTGGATTTTTCGTCGTATTAACTTCCTTTTTTGTGAATGGTTATGGTTATAGGATAATTAAGTCATCAATTGTTGGTGAAGATGAACCTCCGGTATTTAATCGTTTGGGAGGTATGTTTTTAGATGGTGTTAAAGTATTCATGGTCAGTTTTGGCTATGCAATTCCTGTTGTTGTGATGATAATTATTTATTTAGCAGCATTTGTTTCGTCTGTAATGAGTTATCCAAATAACACATCAATATTTGTTAAATTTGGAGGGGTGGGAATTGTTGTTGCAATTGTATCTACTGTCTATTCAATCATAATTACTCCGATATTTGCCATGGCTTTAGTGTATATGGCAGATAATAATGACCAATTTAGTGCTGCTTTTAGATTCCGTGAAATACTTAACAAAATTAAAAATTTGGGCTGGAAAAAACTTATAATATGGTATTTAACCATACTCCTTGCTAGTATTATAACAATAGAATTAGTTGTGGTATCAACATTCATTTCAAACATGCTTAATTTGCCAGTTCAGTTGTTATCTGCGTTTATCTTTACAATTCTGTTTATGTATATTTGCAGATCAACAGCATTGTTTTATACTTCTGATAGTCCGGGATATTTAGTATGTGAACAATGTGGGGGATACTACAAATTGAAGTCTGGAGAATCTCCTGAAGATTTTGATACCTGTGAATGTGGAGGAAAATTAATATATGCAGCATCAAATCCAAATCTAAATGAATCTGAAGAGTCCATAACTAACGAAACTGTCAATAGGGGTATTTTTGGATTATCAAAAATTAAGAAGAATAAAGACTCAATAATATTAATTGGTATTGTTGTGCTTTCAATATTAGCCATACCAGTGCTTATACATTCAACACAAAATCAAACACCTACAAATTACACATTACTTGCATCATACAATGTGAATAATCTGACTAATGGAAGCAAAGGAGTTAATATACCTCAAGGAACTAAGAATATCAAAGTTGACTATAACATATCTTGGGTAGATCCAGGAGATCTTAGTAGTTATTTTAATTTAAATGCATATGACGTTTATATTGGGGAAGGTGCAACCGCTGGAATGTTAAACAGGGTTTCTAACAAAGAACTTAACCTAAAAAAAGGGCAAAATAAAACAGGAACTTACTACTTTAACAAACCACCTGTAAAAAGCATAAAACTATATGGAAATGGAATACAAGGAACAGTCAACATCTACACATCACAATAAGATCAGCCCAAAACTCGGGATGAAATGTTCAAATAATTATACTCCAATCCAATTCAACATACCAATGAATTTTTACAGCACTTCAGAAGATTTGATAAAAGTGTAGGGCCTCATAAATATATTAATACAGTTAAACTTCCATTAATAAGATGGCCATAATACTCTTGTTTTTTTGATAGGGGCCAGAGAATTTTCTGCTTCATGATTCCATAAATTATTTCTAATCAAAAGAATATTCGACTTTATTTTGTGTGGACTATTTGATGATTTATTGAGAATAAAAAGTTCTTTTGAATTATTGAAAATACCATAAGAATAATTTAAAGGTCTGATTAAAATTTAGATGATAATATTTCATTTTTTAATCTTTTTGCCTTTTCATCGGTTGGATCTAACTCTAATACTTTATCAAAACATTTTAGGGCCTCTTCATGTTTCCCAAGTGCTTTTAAAGCTACGCCTTTATTATGCCATGCATCGTTAAAATTTGGATCAATTTCGATAGATATATCATAAAGTTCTATTGATTTTTGATATTTTTCTTGGTTACTTAAAATAAGAGCTTTATTATTCCATGTGTCAGCTTCTTTTGGATTTATTTCTAGTGCTTTGTCATAAGACTTTAGTGCTTCATCTTTTTTTCCAAGCATAGCTTGTGTTGCTCCTTTATTGTTCCATGAATCTGCATTTTTTGGATCCCGTTCTAAAACTTTATTATAGCAATTTATAGCTTCTTGATAATTTTTTAAGTTACCTAAAAGTACGCCTTTTTTAAACAAAGAATCTAAATTTTTGGGATTGATCCTAATAACATTTTCGAAGCATTCAATCGCTTCTGAATATTTTCCAAGCTCTTCTAATATTAAACCTTTATTTATCCATGCTGTTTCATTCTGTGGATCCAATTCTAAAACCTTATTTTGGCACTCAATAGCTTCTTGATAATTTCCTAACTCATTTAAAAGCACACCTTTGTTTATCCAAGACCCTATAATTTTTGAATCATATTTAATGGATGTATTGTAACTTTCAATAGCTTCAGAAAATTTCTCAAGATTTGTTAATATTAAACCTTTATAGAACCATGTAAGGGCATTTTTTGGATTTATTTCCAGTGCTTTATCATAGCTTTCTATAGCTTCTGGATATTGTTCAAGCTTTTCATATATCAAGCCATTGTAAATCCAGGCAGTTTCGTTTTTTGAATCTATCTCAAGGAACTTATCATTTTTTTCCAAGGCTTCCTGATAATTACCTTCTTTAAAAAAATTTTTAACCTCTTTAAACAACAACTTTTTCTTTGATCTATTAAACAAACCCATAATACCATTTCCGATATCAGTATTCTAATATTAGTTTCTATTTGTTCATGTTGTATGATTATAATGGTTTAAAAATTCAATAGTTCATTTGGGATCCTATAAAAATTGTTCTTATTTTCTAAATTTTATAATATTAGTAAAAAACTCGACCAAATATCCCTATCAACCAAATATCCCTAAAAAGATCCTAGATTAAATAGTGGAAAATTAAACTGCTATAATCTTTAATAAATTCAAAATAAATTATCTTATAAAATTCATAAAAATAAGTTAATAATGAGGATGGCCGGCAGCGTCAAAAGCTTCCCATAGCCACTAGGCCACAGTACAACCAAAAACGCAGGAAGACTTTACTTCTGGGATCGAAACGAGACCAGGTGTAACCCAACCGCTATGAC is part of the Methanobacterium lacus genome and encodes:
- a CDS encoding MATE family efflux transporter, encoding MENNEPLQSSPNLPTEDDKTEGVSTILGDPKKALIKLSGPMIIAMILMSLYNVVNAVWVAGLGGDALAAVGFVTPLFMMFMGLSNGLGAGAASAISRYIGEDNKKSVNNAAMHSVIITIGISVILSVVLLIFLKPLLLLFGAGSTLNLAVEYGQIIIGGTILSLFVGASYGILRAEGDVKRTMYAMVLSSVVNMILDPILIYWAGWGISGAAWGTIISTALVAIILLYWLFIKKDTYVSLTLKDFKPDLKVTKNILSVGLPASVEFFVMSILAIFLNILLVKVAGTDAVAVYNTGWRVVMISMSPIIGVGLSVVTIVGASYGAKKYGNISMIHNYSVKIGLVVSSIICVLIYLLAPYIAMLFTYSSTSAYLEPAIASFLQVMCLFFIFLPLGIMSSSAFQGVGKGTTSLILTVLREVVFVVLSAYILAITLGWGENGVWWGIVIGGLLGGLVAYAAARIYIKGLNHDKNTGIHEDIILAD
- a CDS encoding putative immunity protein produces the protein MRDKRFVSQHRGGPLTREQHFQLIQWACEVAQHVLYLYGETTNPRLLNALKVANDWKEGKASVGDARYASVDAIKVANEASNTVQTMVARSVGHAVATAHMADHSIVAAWYALKAVKIADKSVDNERIWQNNQLPPKIKELVLSARMDSKFEKI
- a CDS encoding bile acid:sodium symporter family protein encodes the protein MEVILQQLASFSVLIYIVSTMLSMGLKFFPKQFFEPLKDKSLVLKSLAANFVVLPVVTYIILQLIPLQQGLAIGLVLMAAGAGSPFMLKLVQFMKADMAFAVGLMLILSTVTLIYMPLLLSLLIPGVSVNPLSIAGSLLGLIFVPLIVGTVLKLKYTKLAATIQPIFNRLSNIFIFMVVVLYLGLNYQDFITVFGTGALVAALMFVTAAFVVGYLLGGPSKNTRSVLGMGTAIRNSSAAFVVAVTNFSSEYDVMAMIIVVYMLSIILMFIISSSMGRGSKVLEVA
- a CDS encoding PsbP-related protein, which translates into the protein MQKKYIGLILTISIIVILSVGYITLNTFGVSDSSFISGSGSSSGSVTSVDMDGNTYSGDGVSFDIPSHWQVYKVVDGTNININIVKNYSDTTQITIVIAPNPKGLSNQELIDSIKDPVNEGDGNWVKISNNTTSINGTTAYENTYTVSNLSQFKGSLIIKEINFIKNGYTYGFTFQAPVNEFNNEQTNFNITLNSFKIYN
- a CDS encoding DUF4013 domain-containing protein → MNLKEVVIDAVKYPFLSVKNVLILFIFILIGFFVVLTSFFVNGYGYRIIKSSIVGEDEPPVFNRLGGMFLDGVKVFMVSFGYAIPVVVMIIIYLAAFVSSVMSYPNNTSIFVKFGGVGIVVAIVSTVYSIIITPIFAMALVYMADNNDQFSAAFRFREILNKIKNLGWKKLIIWYLTILLASIITIELVVVSTFISNMLNLPVQLLSAFIFTILFMYICRSTALFYTSDSPGYLVCEQCGGYYKLKSGESPEDFDTCECGGKLIYAASNPNLNESEESITNETVNRGIFGLSKIKKNKDSIILIGIVVLSILAIPVLIHSTQNQTPTNYTLLASYNVNNLTNGSKGVNIPQGTKNIKVDYNISWVDPGDLSSYFNLNAYDVYIGEGATAGMLNRVSNKELNLKKGQNKTGTYYFNKPPVKSIKLYGNGIQGTVNIYTSQ
- a CDS encoding tetratricopeptide repeat protein produces the protein MGLFNRSKKKLLFKEVKNFFKEGNYQEALEKNDKFLEIDSKNETAWIYNGLIYEKLEQYPEAIESYDKALEINPKNALTWFYKGLILTNLEKFSEAIESYNTSIKYDSKIIGSWINKGVLLNELGNYQEAIECQNKVLELDPQNETAWINKGLILEELGKYSEAIECFENVIRINPKNLDSLFKKGVLLGNLKNYQEAINCYNKVLERDPKNADSWNNKGATQAMLGKKDEALKSYDKALEINPKEADTWNNKALILSNQEKYQKSIELYDISIEIDPNFNDAWHNKGVALKALGKHEEALKCFDKVLELDPTDEKAKRLKNEILSSKF